One part of the Ignisphaera cupida genome encodes these proteins:
- a CDS encoding proton-conducting transporter transmembrane domain-containing protein, whose protein sequence is MNTLLDPIIGLAPLYLIAMAFILAGLGVIIRRNIFSALFAVLNLFIALIISIYIFLKVSKSGIQLYFFGGYPPPLGIIYEIDILNALLGLLASSLMFLSGLYSLWYMRFPRIYLYYVLLLTLLAGSMGCLYTGDYFNFFVMLEVLSLSSFALVAYFRDSPKSIEAAIRYAFAGIISSSFYLLSAFIAYSSFGTLTIADIALKSRSVEASIPFSGSVFGNVILAATTIIALTAWTWTFEGAIFPNYFWLPDATPEAPTPISAIFVGVIDLIGIYGAIRMFYTIFGRGSIVSQYRECALIAIQILAIVTVFIGSFLMLIQTDVKKFIAFSTISHLGLIFMSLTIDTCEGVSAAILHTISNSFAESLLFYGAGIAIVAMGRSIDTLGVLRKYKIALAGMVIGVLNLLGVPPLIGFWSKYLIFKAFIDVGKVYGAIILALATGISAIGYFKLIFNTFKAIEKSKADERLKNTLLADIVIATCITIIIALGFLYMVNPVIRNYINSIGYEIVERYKSYYEFLIPAS, encoded by the coding sequence ATGAATACATTGTTGGATCCAATAATTGGTTTAGCACCTCTTTATCTAATTGCAATGGCCTTTATTCTTGCAGGTTTAGGGGTTATAATTAGAAGAAATATTTTTTCTGCATTGTTTGCAGTACTAAACCTTTTTATTGCCCTTATAATCTCTATATATATTTTCCTGAAGGTTTCAAAAAGTGGTATACAACTTTACTTCTTCGGAGGTTATCCACCACCTCTGGGAATAATCTATGAAATTGATATTTTGAATGCACTTCTGGGATTATTAGCATCATCGTTAATGTTTCTTTCAGGCCTGTATAGCTTATGGTATATGAGGTTCCCAAGAATATACCTATATTATGTATTGCTCTTAACACTTTTAGCAGGATCTATGGGATGTCTTTACACAGGGGATTACTTCAACTTCTTTGTTATGCTAGAAGTATTATCCTTATCATCCTTCGCTCTTGTAGCATATTTTAGAGATAGTCCAAAGTCTATAGAAGCTGCGATAAGATATGCATTTGCAGGTATCATATCATCAAGTTTCTACCTGCTATCAGCTTTCATAGCCTATTCATCTTTTGGTACTTTAACCATTGCCGACATAGCGTTGAAGAGCAGAAGTGTGGAGGCTTCAATACCTTTTAGTGGAAGTGTTTTTGGTAATGTTATTCTTGCAGCAACTACGATTATAGCTCTTACAGCATGGACTTGGACATTTGAAGGTGCAATATTTCCAAACTATTTCTGGCTTCCAGATGCAACTCCAGAAGCTCCAACACCTATTTCAGCTATTTTTGTAGGTGTAATAGACTTGATAGGTATATATGGAGCTATTAGAATGTTCTACACAATATTTGGAAGAGGTTCTATAGTTTCACAATATAGAGAATGCGCACTTATAGCAATACAAATACTTGCTATAGTAACTGTTTTTATAGGCTCTTTTCTCATGCTTATTCAAACAGATGTAAAGAAGTTTATAGCATTTAGCACAATAAGTCATTTAGGGCTTATATTCATGTCACTAACAATTGATACTTGCGAAGGTGTCTCAGCAGCAATACTACATACAATATCCAACTCATTTGCAGAATCACTACTATTCTATGGAGCAGGTATAGCAATAGTGGCAATGGGAAGATCCATAGACACGTTAGGAGTTTTAAGAAAATATAAAATAGCTTTAGCAGGTATGGTTATAGGGGTTTTAAATTTGCTGGGAGTTCCACCACTTATAGGTTTCTGGAGTAAATACCTAATATTCAAGGCCTTCATCGATGTTGGCAAGGTTTATGGCGCTATTATATTAGCTTTGGCAACAGGTATTTCAGCCATAGGCTACTTTAAATTAATTTTCAATACCTTTAAAGCTATTGAGAAATCTAAAGCTGATGAGAGATTGAAAAATACTTTATTAGCTGATATTGTTATAGCTACTTGCATAACAATTATCATTGCGCTAGGCTTTCTCTACATGGTTAACCCTGTTATAAGAAATTACATAAATAGTATTGGATACGAGATTGTTGAAAGATATAAATCATACTACGAATTTTTAATTCCAGCTTCATAG
- a CDS encoding Na+/H+ antiporter subunit E — MKKVLTYITVFLYVYLFYVIFTGGIAEFSLVLGLIGSVILTTFLTSFIIQREIVFGDLKRFFYLVFYYFRYMIIDEVKAHAMVIKIVLSPKIDIRPAIVKVPFNVKTHYGITLVAGSITNTPGTCVVDVDEEKKVLYVHWIYATTTDPKKAREEISKVFEEYAMKIFG; from the coding sequence ATGAAAAAAGTATTAACATATATAACAGTATTCTTGTACGTATATCTGTTCTACGTAATTTTTACAGGAGGTATAGCAGAGTTTAGTTTAGTTCTTGGATTAATAGGATCTGTAATATTAACAACTTTCTTAACTTCATTCATTATTCAAAGGGAGATCGTGTTTGGAGATTTAAAGAGGTTTTTCTACCTTGTATTTTACTATTTTCGGTATATGATTATTGATGAGGTTAAGGCTCATGCAATGGTGATAAAAATTGTTCTTAGTCCTAAAATTGATATTAGACCTGCTATTGTTAAAGTTCCATTCAATGTAAAAACACATTATGGAATAACCCTAGTTGCTGGCTCCATCACCAACACCCCAGGCACATGTGTTGTAGATGTTGATGAAGAGAAGAAGGTGTTATATGTTCATTGGATATATGCTACAACAACAGATCCCAAAAAAGCTAGAGAGGAAATATCAAAGGTTTTTGAAGAATATGCTATGAAAATTTTTGGGTGA
- a CDS encoding sodium:proton antiporter, which produces MSNVESFLLTSIVISLIINTAISLYGVFSKPSLIKKFIALTIFSDSINSFAIFIGFRRTSEAYPSIAVHHEIPRNVTEIHQFVSSAVDPLPQALVLTAIVIGLAVNMFLIGLIILFYKYYGTTNVRKVRI; this is translated from the coding sequence ATGAGTAATGTAGAATCATTTCTGTTAACATCAATTGTTATTTCTCTAATAATAAATACAGCTATATCACTTTACGGAGTTTTTTCAAAGCCTTCACTAATAAAGAAATTCATAGCTTTAACCATTTTCTCAGATAGTATAAACAGTTTTGCTATTTTCATTGGGTTTAGAAGAACTTCTGAAGCTTATCCATCAATAGCTGTACACCATGAAATTCCAAGAAACGTTACAGAAATTCATCAATTTGTTTCTTCAGCTGTAGATCCACTTCCACAGGCCCTGGTTCTCACTGCTATAGTTATTGGTCTTGCAGTGAACATGTTTCTCATAGGATTGATAATTTTGTTTTACAAATACTATGGCACTACAAATGTGAGAAAGGTGAGGATATGA
- a CDS encoding MnhB domain-containing protein — MRVSDIVAGLSMAILAIILSYLMVYGGLGPIAPYNLRPLAVSYLNYTYNPWEIKLSAMAPEGVTSIVWDYRGLDTYFETSVLFIALIGLLALFRGSNIVQGISNKGLSLIVKTTTKIVAPLILVAGVSLAYHGHLTPGGGFQGGSFMTVAIALIVVAFSIEFIAQKKITIDKLLIIRWIGLIFIVLTAVFLLIKALIFGGYAYIFQNMIRIGSQYTMPSWFLDRPLGGILFFFNVSESVAVVGGLSLGIVLLSLRDEEVKHVIGGEEHE, encoded by the coding sequence ATGAGGGTAAGTGATATTGTTGCAGGACTTTCCATGGCTATATTGGCAATAATTCTTTCCTATTTAATGGTTTATGGAGGGTTGGGACCAATAGCTCCATATAATCTAAGGCCTTTAGCTGTAAGCTACTTGAACTATACGTATAATCCATGGGAAATAAAGTTAAGTGCTATGGCACCTGAAGGTGTTACATCTATTGTTTGGGATTATAGAGGGCTTGATACATATTTTGAAACTTCTGTGTTGTTCATAGCATTGATTGGGCTTTTAGCATTGTTTAGAGGTTCAAATATTGTTCAAGGTATTAGCAATAAAGGATTATCGCTAATAGTTAAAACAACTACTAAAATCGTGGCCCCCTTAATACTTGTTGCAGGAGTATCACTTGCTTACCATGGTCACTTAACACCTGGAGGTGGTTTCCAAGGAGGATCATTTATGACTGTAGCCATAGCGTTAATTGTTGTAGCATTTTCAATAGAGTTCATAGCTCAGAAAAAAATAACCATAGACAAGCTGTTGATTATTAGGTGGATAGGGTTAATATTCATAGTCCTTACAGCGGTGTTTTTACTTATCAAAGCATTAATCTTTGGAGGTTATGCATATATTTTCCAAAACATGATTAGAATAGGATCTCAGTATACCATGCCCTCATGGTTTCTAGACAGACCCTTGGGTGGAATACTATTCTTCTTCAATGTTTCAGAGTCTGTAGCTGTTGTTGGAGGGTTGTCTCTAGGTATTGTCCTATTATCTTTAAGAGATGAAGAAGTAAAACATGTTATTGGAGGAGAGGAGCATGAGTAA
- a CDS encoding Na(+)/H(+) antiporter subunit B, with product MDVTPLIIAFIAAIISVVSTWLAVQEKDLIIATLFSAVQSTCYALLYYLLMAPDIVLVYLPVSVGLLPLLTITLIKKTERFEE from the coding sequence ATCGACGTAACACCTCTGATAATCGCTTTTATAGCTGCTATAATAAGTGTTGTCTCAACATGGCTTGCTGTACAAGAAAAGGACTTAATAATAGCAACACTTTTTTCAGCTGTTCAAAGCACATGCTATGCTCTATTATACTACCTTCTAATGGCTCCAGACATAGTTCTGGTATATCTCCCAGTATCTGTTGGTCTTCTACCACTACTCACAATAACACTAATCAAAAAGACTGAGAGGTTTGAGGAATGA
- the mnhG gene encoding monovalent cation/H(+) antiporter subunit G — protein MIDLILIVLGLILVIIGVFCDFVGAIGLIRLPNFFTRLHAATVGAIGGAVIPMLGAALIALGYEPLGETRFILAGVAFTTSLITMVLAQAGSHALARAAYRARAAPLQPIIYDALSEKNGKGEKQST, from the coding sequence TTGATTGATTTAATTCTAATTGTTTTAGGTTTGATATTGGTAATCATAGGTGTTTTTTGTGATTTTGTTGGTGCTATAGGTTTAATTAGGCTTCCAAACTTTTTTACAAGACTTCATGCAGCAACTGTTGGAGCTATTGGTGGAGCTGTTATTCCAATGCTTGGAGCTGCTTTAATAGCTTTGGGATATGAACCTCTTGGAGAAACAAGATTCATTTTAGCTGGTGTAGCCTTTACAACAAGCCTTATAACAATGGTATTAGCCCAAGCAGGTTCTCATGCACTTGCAAGAGCAGCATATAGAGCTAGGGCAGCTCCCCTACAGCCAATAATATACGATGCATTATCTGAAAAGAATGGAAAAGGTGAAAAACAATCGACGTAA
- a CDS encoding monovalent cation/H+ antiporter complex subunit F: MIYDFVMSLLGVLLILYVISFTLYLVRVFKGPTIPDRVLAIDSLGYDLAAFMVILSVYLRSPLIAVCALSLSLWIFVLDIYVAKYLEAREMGD; the protein is encoded by the coding sequence ATGATATATGACTTTGTCATGTCTTTACTAGGTGTTTTGCTAATACTCTATGTAATTTCGTTTACATTATATCTTGTCAGGGTTTTTAAGGGTCCTACAATTCCTGATAGAGTTTTGGCTATAGATTCTCTTGGATATGACTTAGCTGCTTTCATGGTTATTCTATCAGTATACCTGAGATCACCATTGATAGCTGTATGTGCACTTTCACTTTCTCTATGGATATTTGTTTTAGATATCTATGTGGCTAAATACCTTGAGGCTAGAGAAATGGGTGATTAA
- a CDS encoding O-methyltransferase: MDDFFAILRIVERKCDDFGVPRIDIDDGIALYSLLYVLATEKNNVVVIDAGAGVGYSTLWLLKALEDACAEGVLYAIERDKTRFLELEKTLGMLKASCVKVYSINDDAIEFVERKFDFETLNFIFIDIDKNKYFDMFIAAKNKLAKGGLMAFHNAYMVKNIVEKILNEAHKINWFATIIPTDEGILLLRKR; encoded by the coding sequence ATGGATGATTTTTTCGCTATTTTAAGAATTGTTGAAAGAAAATGTGATGATTTTGGTGTTCCTAGGATAGATATTGATGATGGTATTGCATTGTATTCTTTGCTATATGTCTTAGCAACTGAGAAAAACAATGTTGTTGTAATTGATGCTGGTGCTGGAGTAGGTTATTCAACGTTGTGGTTGTTAAAAGCATTGGAAGATGCCTGTGCTGAGGGGGTTTTATATGCTATTGAAAGAGACAAAACTAGATTTTTAGAGTTAGAGAAAACTCTAGGAATGTTGAAAGCTAGTTGTGTAAAGGTGTATTCTATTAATGACGATGCTATTGAGTTTGTTGAAAGAAAATTTGATTTCGAAACTCTAAACTTTATCTTTATAGATATTGATAAGAATAAATACTTTGACATGTTCATAGCTGCAAAAAATAAACTAGCTAAAGGAGGGTTAATGGCTTTTCACAATGCATACATGGTTAAAAATATTGTAGAAAAAATCTTGAATGAAGCACATAAAATTAACTGGTTTGCTACCATAATACCTACTGATGAAGGGATACTGCTTCTAAGAAAAAGATAG
- a CDS encoding GH12 family glycosyl hydrolase domain-containing protein — MDSKRFALIVITIVMLALGFTGGYLYTLSKYTLHTLTTTVTETIYKTITSPYPITTEVSSVSIVTKPTNLSTTSISTYTYTITLLFIETMTKTISSSTQIVLRYPSIHLTKIDFNNDGIYDAVVEINPWNMKSAKGDQIMIIDVLKKSIETNISLIDVIPAEWVNGYPEIAIGRKPWYTSYANGFRVSFPMKIRNATPFVISFYICIKDLHPQMNLNIAADAWIVREAIAKSPGTAPSNGDLEIMVWLFNQNLNPAGNKVGEITIPIALNESIVNAQWEVWRMDSVSWGGWQYIAFKPKGWRHICGYVAYNPIDFVKAAAKFATFDISNHYLLGWEIGTEWGARTSNGVARLSWILKDFEVIPGASIQKQ; from the coding sequence ATGGATTCAAAAAGATTTGCATTAATAGTTATAACCATTGTCATGCTTGCTTTAGGTTTTACTGGAGGTTACTTATACACTTTAAGCAAATATACGCTACATACATTAACTACAACAGTTACTGAAACCATTTATAAGACCATTACATCTCCTTATCCAATCACAACTGAAGTATCATCTGTTTCTATAGTTACTAAGCCTACTAATTTATCCACCACTTCGATTAGTACATATACCTATACAATAACACTACTCTTTATTGAGACCATGACAAAGACCATAAGCTCATCTACACAAATAGTTCTAAGATACCCATCAATTCATTTAACTAAGATCGATTTTAATAATGATGGAATTTACGATGCTGTTGTAGAGATAAATCCATGGAATATGAAAAGTGCTAAAGGAGATCAGATAATGATTATAGATGTTCTTAAAAAATCTATTGAAACAAATATAAGTTTGATAGATGTAATACCGGCAGAATGGGTTAATGGCTACCCAGAGATAGCAATTGGTAGAAAGCCTTGGTACACATCATATGCTAATGGATTTAGAGTTTCCTTTCCAATGAAAATTAGAAACGCTACCCCATTCGTAATTTCATTCTATATTTGCATTAAGGATCTGCATCCACAAATGAATCTAAATATAGCTGCTGATGCTTGGATTGTTAGAGAAGCCATTGCTAAGTCTCCTGGAACAGCGCCAAGCAATGGTGATTTAGAGATAATGGTGTGGCTATTCAATCAGAACCTAAATCCAGCTGGAAACAAAGTTGGGGAAATAACAATACCAATAGCTCTAAATGAATCAATAGTTAATGCACAATGGGAGGTGTGGAGAATGGATAGCGTTTCGTGGGGTGGGTGGCAATATATAGCGTTTAAGCCCAAGGGATGGAGGCATATCTGTGGTTATGTAGCCTATAATCCTATAGACTTTGTAAAGGCTGCTGCTAAGTTTGCAACGTTTGATATATCTAATCATTATCTTCTTGGATGGGAAATAGGCACAGAATGGGGAGCAAGAACATCAAATGGTGTTGCAAGATTATCATGGATATTAAAAGACTTTGAGGTCATTCCTGGTGCATCAATTCAAAAACAATAA
- a CDS encoding MFS transporter, with protein MSTNVEIQRSNAIKKLYFRVSTLSFSNNLVSPILPYLIVYYGGGVKESGVFQASNNLLGNIGQIIWGRISDVTGFRKLMLLLGSLPMLLVSTIYLMLITLFNSINPYEIITLSAIATFIGSSSAPVIGDVISDLSDYSRRAVVYSIHSNLSAIFSIVGNLVTTIIFQAVSNTSTAISMIILLAFTSASASVLVTLSIPKSIIDKNINTIPGGKVALLNIIEYVKSFKISLSNKKFRGFAFANTFYNFSLSLAWPLFIITQRSVLNLSPAQITSFSIASNAMMILSQYITGRHVSRNKYRFFTLVNRFGLVMVPLTYAFSTDYIQILLLNIFVGFVSGFTNIIFPMYIVECAEEKDRATFFGVYNTLIGLASFAGSMVGGLVSGYLITIFGLVQGLRISYLISAIMRFISAVITLKIKEYVY; from the coding sequence TTGTCAACAAATGTTGAAATACAAAGAAGTAATGCTATAAAGAAACTCTATTTTAGGGTTTCAACACTTTCATTTTCAAATAATCTTGTATCTCCAATTCTACCTTATCTAATAGTTTACTATGGTGGAGGTGTAAAAGAAAGTGGAGTATTTCAAGCTTCTAACAATTTACTTGGTAACATAGGACAGATTATTTGGGGTAGAATAAGTGATGTAACTGGTTTTCGAAAGCTAATGCTCTTACTTGGCTCGTTACCAATGCTTCTAGTATCTACGATTTATCTAATGCTTATCACATTGTTTAATTCTATTAATCCATATGAAATCATAACTCTATCTGCTATAGCAACCTTCATAGGATCTTCATCTGCACCAGTAATTGGTGATGTTATCAGTGATCTCTCAGACTATTCTAGAAGAGCAGTTGTATATTCTATACATTCGAATCTATCTGCAATATTTAGCATTGTTGGTAACTTGGTAACCACAATAATTTTCCAAGCTGTCTCAAACACATCTACAGCAATTTCTATGATAATACTACTTGCTTTTACATCAGCATCAGCATCTGTTTTAGTAACACTATCCATTCCTAAAAGCATTATTGATAAAAACATTAATACAATACCAGGTGGTAAAGTAGCATTATTAAACATAATAGAATATGTGAAGAGCTTTAAAATCTCTTTGTCAAACAAAAAATTTAGAGGATTTGCATTTGCAAATACATTCTATAATTTTTCATTATCTTTGGCCTGGCCACTCTTTATAATAACTCAGCGAAGTGTTTTAAACTTGTCACCAGCACAAATAACCTCGTTCTCCATAGCCTCTAACGCCATGATGATTCTTAGTCAATACATAACTGGAAGACATGTAAGTAGAAACAAATACAGGTTTTTTACACTTGTGAATAGATTTGGTCTTGTTATGGTTCCTTTAACCTATGCATTTTCAACAGATTATATACAAATTTTGTTGCTAAATATATTCGTAGGTTTTGTTAGTGGTTTTACAAATATAATATTTCCAATGTACATAGTAGAATGCGCCGAAGAAAAGGATAGAGCAACGTTTTTTGGTGTTTACAATACACTCATAGGCTTGGCAAGCTTTGCAGGTTCCATGGTAGGAGGACTGGTATCTGGTTATCTTATTACAATATTTGGATTAGTTCAAGGACTTAGAATATCATATTTAATATCAGCAATAATGAGGTTCATCTCAGCTGTTATAACTCTAAAGATTAAGGAATATGTGTACTAG
- a CDS encoding NAD-dependent epimerase/dehydratase family protein: MGKQGFEKVIVTGGAGFIGSHMVDYIVVKSLANKIVVIDNFSSGSIKNVEHHIGKDYFELINADLKSFESKWVDVFKDADAVFHFAANPEVRISSTDPRIHFNENIVATFNVLEAARKFDVTTHFFASSSTVYGDADKIPTPEDHALKPISVYGASKAACEMLYYSYSHLYGFNVAIGRYANIIGYRSNHGVIIDFINKLRKNPNILEILGDGTQRKSYLHVSDAVEATAIITLYAKERKGYHVFNIGNDDWITVKEIADITVNEMELKNVQYKYILVTPDGRGWPGDVKLMLLDITKIKSLTSWRPKLSSKDAVRKTVREILGKEKFSWI, translated from the coding sequence ATGGGTAAACAGGGATTTGAAAAAGTTATTGTTACTGGTGGAGCTGGGTTTATTGGTAGCCACATGGTTGACTACATAGTTGTAAAGAGTCTTGCCAATAAAATTGTGGTTATAGATAATTTCAGTAGTGGTTCTATAAAAAATGTTGAGCATCATATAGGTAAAGATTATTTTGAGCTCATCAATGCTGATCTAAAGAGTTTTGAGAGTAAATGGGTTGATGTTTTTAAAGATGCTGATGCTGTTTTTCACTTTGCTGCTAATCCAGAGGTTAGAATATCATCTACAGATCCCAGAATTCACTTCAATGAAAACATAGTTGCAACATTCAATGTCTTAGAGGCAGCAAGAAAATTCGATGTTACTACACACTTTTTTGCAAGTTCATCAACTGTTTATGGTGATGCTGATAAAATTCCAACACCAGAAGACCACGCTTTAAAGCCTATTTCTGTATATGGAGCTTCTAAAGCTGCTTGTGAAATGCTCTACTACTCATATTCTCATTTATACGGATTCAATGTGGCTATTGGAAGATATGCAAATATAATTGGCTATAGATCTAACCACGGAGTTATAATAGACTTTATAAACAAATTGAGGAAAAACCCAAATATTCTTGAAATACTAGGCGATGGCACACAAAGAAAGAGCTATTTACACGTTTCAGACGCTGTAGAAGCCACGGCAATTATAACCCTATATGCAAAGGAAAGAAAGGGATATCACGTATTTAACATAGGTAATGATGATTGGATAACAGTTAAAGAAATTGCAGATATTACTGTTAATGAAATGGAGCTTAAAAATGTTCAATACAAATATATTCTCGTTACACCAGATGGGCGTGGATGGCCAGGTGATGTAAAGCTGATGCTATTGGATATAACAAAGATTAAGAGCCTAACCTCCTGGAGACCAAAGCTATCATCAAAAGATGCTGTAAGAAAAACAGTTAGAGAGATTTTGGGAAAAGAAAAATTTAGTTGGATATAA
- a CDS encoding adenylosuccinate synthetase, whose protein sequence is MPLAIIVGGFFGDEGKGKIAAYLAIADNPFIAIRCGSINAGHTVVYNGRMWKLRLVPSFFVNKFTKLMIPAGALIRLDVFFNELMETGAGDRIFVDRNAGVIENRHVEAERNDSFLVRDVGSTLQGVGFAMADRVLRRLRLAKDFEELRNYLVDVALEVNNAIDKGELVYVEGVQGTFLSLYHGTYPYVTSRDTTASAFASEVGVGPKKIDEVMVVFKSYVTRVGGGPLDGELAPEEAERLGLVEIATVTGRRRRAALFNVELAKRAVMLNSATQVAITKLDVLYPVDKCVREWNKLSKDARSWLENIENALKTPITIISTGEDVLCTIDRRKELGFGWR, encoded by the coding sequence GTGCCTCTAGCCATCATTGTTGGTGGATTTTTTGGTGATGAAGGTAAGGGTAAGATAGCAGCGTATTTAGCTATAGCAGATAACCCGTTTATTGCTATTAGATGTGGTTCTATAAATGCTGGTCACACTGTTGTTTATAATGGTAGGATGTGGAAGCTGAGACTTGTTCCATCGTTTTTCGTTAATAAATTTACTAAGCTTATGATCCCTGCTGGTGCTTTGATTAGACTTGATGTGTTTTTCAATGAGTTGATGGAGACTGGTGCTGGGGATAGAATATTTGTTGATAGAAATGCTGGTGTTATTGAGAATAGGCATGTTGAAGCAGAGAGGAACGACTCTTTTCTTGTAAGAGATGTTGGCTCAACTCTTCAAGGTGTTGGATTTGCCATGGCTGATAGGGTTTTGAGAAGACTTAGGCTTGCAAAGGATTTTGAAGAGCTTAGAAATTATCTTGTTGATGTTGCTTTAGAAGTTAATAATGCTATTGATAAGGGTGAGCTAGTCTATGTAGAAGGTGTTCAAGGAACTTTTCTTAGTCTTTACCATGGTACATATCCTTATGTTACAAGTAGAGATACTACAGCATCAGCATTTGCATCAGAAGTTGGTGTTGGGCCTAAGAAAATCGATGAGGTTATGGTGGTCTTTAAATCTTATGTTACAAGAGTTGGTGGTGGTCCACTAGATGGGGAGCTTGCGCCAGAGGAAGCTGAGAGACTTGGTCTTGTGGAGATCGCAACCGTTACGGGTAGGAGAAGAAGAGCTGCATTATTTAATGTGGAGCTTGCTAAAAGAGCGGTAATGTTAAATTCTGCAACACAAGTGGCTATAACAAAGCTTGATGTTCTGTATCCAGTTGATAAATGTGTGAGGGAGTGGAATAAGTTGTCAAAAGATGCTAGAAGTTGGTTGGAGAACATCGAAAATGCGTTGAAAACTCCAATAACAATTATTAGTACTGGGGAAGATGTTTTGTGTACAATTGATAGAAGAAAGGAACTTGGGTTTGGGTGGAGGTAA